In Achromobacter pestifer, the DNA window GACGTCCAGGGCCAGGGTGGCCTGGCTGGAGGTGTCGCCGCCGGCGATGCCGATGCGCGACAGGGGCGCGCCGGCCTGCGCGCTGGCGCGCACGATGTCCGCCACCAGTTGTCCGGTGGCGCGGGCCGTCGCGGCGGTCTGATGCGCGGTGAGCGGCTGGTCGGGCCGGTCGGTGTGCGCCAGCACGTTGCGCCCCTGCGCCAGCGCGGCCGCGGCTTGCTGCGCCTGTTGCGCGGCATAGGCCGGATCCCGCAAGAGCCGTTCCGCCTGCAGCGGCTGGCGCTGGTATTGCCGGCACGCGGCGATCTGCCTGGCGGTGACGGGGGACAGGCTGCCGGCCACGACCAGCACGGGGCCCGAGGCGGCTTGCAGCGGCGTGGCCGTGGCGCTGGAGCCGCCGGCCGGCATGGCGCGGGCCAGCGCCTGCTGTACGCTGCTGGGGCCGACCGCCAGCACAGGCAGGCAGGTCGCCGCGCGCCAGAGGAGGCGGCCGATGATGGCAAGCTGTTCCTCGTCGACCAGGTCCAGCAGCAGCGGTCCGTCGCTGCTCTCGATGACCTGGTCCACCCAGTCGTCCAGCAGCGGCGCATCCGCCGCCCGCCGCAGGCGCGGATAGGCCGTGTGCGGCAGGGAGCGGATGTCCGCCAGGCCTTGCGCCGCCAGGTGCAGGCGCAGGTCGGCCTCGTGCATGGGGGTGACGGGATGCACGCTCATGACCGGGTGGCGGTCGATGCGATGGATCTCGGGCGCGGCGCCC includes these proteins:
- a CDS encoding four-carbon acid sugar kinase family protein, encoding MSAAAQEETRPRLGWYGDDFTGATDTLAETARAGLRSLLFLGVPTREQLRRAGPLDAIGIAGAARGMAPADMQAELHAVGRYMAGAGVRVLHYKCCSTFDSAPHVGSIGAAVRELRRHMPNPLVPIVGGQPSIGRYCSFAQLFARAGAAPEIHRIDRHPVMSVHPVTPMHEADLRLHLAAQGLADIRSLPHTAYPRLRRAADAPLLDDWVDQVIESSDGPLLLDLVDEEQLAIIGRLLWRAATCLPVLAVGPSSVQQALARAMPAGGSSATATPLQAASGPVLVVAGSLSPVTARQIAACRQYQRQPLQAERLLRDPAYAAQQAQQAAAALAQGRNVLAHTDRPDQPLTAHQTAATARATGQLVADIVRASAQAGAPLSRIGIAGGDTSSQATLALDVWGLAFRCVLAPGVTVSLTRSDDPVTDGIELMLKGGQMGGDLLFDELALGQD